The Natrinema salifodinae genome includes a window with the following:
- a CDS encoding CaiB/BaiF CoA transferase family protein, with protein MQPLDDITVIDATQALVGPFTGQTLGDLGADVIKIERPEHGDLTRTYSPRYGDELSAYFVSTNRNKRSVSLDLTTAEGQAILRELIAEADVFVQNFAPGNAATFDAEYETLSAVNDDLVYCDISGYGRDSPYADRKSFDIVLQGESGMMSVTGTEDQPARIGVSICDLAGAMTAIYSILTALYHRERTGDGEYIDVSLLDASFQFLGYHVSNYFATGKNPTRMGTRHPSLMPYQAFETADSHIVVGVVSEHIWPKFCRAIDREEWIDDERYATFSDRVEHRDELDPVLDELFAERTTDEWMAILQEEDVPCTPVQDVETLVDDPHIETRDMVAEMEHPELGTFKSPANPVNFDSLETDEEGPPPRLGEHTDEVLADLGYDEAERERLQTDGVI; from the coding sequence ATGCAACCGCTGGACGATATTACCGTCATCGACGCGACCCAGGCACTGGTCGGTCCGTTTACGGGACAGACGCTCGGCGACCTCGGGGCGGACGTGATCAAAATCGAACGGCCGGAGCACGGTGACCTCACGCGGACGTACTCGCCGCGGTACGGCGACGAACTCTCCGCGTACTTCGTCAGCACGAACCGGAACAAGCGAAGCGTCAGTCTGGATCTCACGACGGCCGAGGGCCAGGCGATCCTCCGCGAGTTGATCGCGGAGGCGGATGTGTTCGTGCAGAACTTCGCGCCCGGGAACGCGGCGACGTTCGACGCCGAGTACGAGACACTCTCGGCTGTCAACGACGATCTCGTCTACTGCGACATCTCCGGATACGGCCGGGACAGTCCCTACGCCGACCGGAAGTCCTTCGATATCGTCCTTCAGGGCGAGTCGGGGATGATGAGCGTCACCGGTACCGAGGACCAGCCCGCGCGGATCGGCGTCTCGATCTGCGACCTCGCCGGCGCGATGACGGCGATCTACTCGATCCTCACGGCGCTGTACCACCGCGAGCGAACCGGCGACGGAGAGTACATCGACGTCTCGTTGCTCGACGCGAGCTTCCAGTTTCTCGGCTACCACGTGTCGAACTACTTCGCGACGGGCAAGAATCCGACGCGCATGGGCACCCGTCACCCCAGCCTCATGCCCTACCAGGCGTTCGAGACCGCCGATTCGCACATCGTCGTCGGCGTCGTGAGCGAACACATCTGGCCGAAGTTCTGCCGGGCGATCGACCGCGAGGAGTGGATCGACGACGAGCGCTACGCGACGTTTTCGGATCGAGTCGAACACCGGGACGAACTGGATCCCGTCCTCGACGAACTCTTCGCCGAGCGAACGACCGACGAGTGGATGGCGATCCTACAGGAGGAAGACGTCCCCTGTACGCCGGTCCAAGACGTCGAGACGCTGGTCGACGATCCGCATATCGAGACCCGTGACATGGTCGCGGAGATGGAACACCCGGAGCTGGGGACGTTCAAGTCGCCCGCAAATCCGGTCAACTTCGACTCCCTCGAGACCGACGAGGAGGGGCCGCCGCCCCGGCTCGGAGAGCACACCGACGAGGTACTGGCGGACCTGGGATACGACGAGGCCGAGCGCGAGCGGTTGCAGACCGACGGCGTCATCTAG
- a CDS encoding TAXI family TRAP transporter solute-binding subunit: MRVGSSTQGSTVFQTSQAIQRVLREQSDSVRWDTQTTGGDPASTRIYDQGDLEAYGMTNYTVKNALNSQEPFEDEDLDVPYQGFTYFVRDDHFVALDGTGIETTDDLLGRDVYLLQPGWGTRQQFMDAMDEDPDLKEELTENVVNIDTGDVAGAAEEGRIEAILSYGANEVNLPTWMAETGARVDLHSVEVTDQFQDVFEQSNLVSYYEKDTYGYEQDVGDTFQGWNLLFQYFFDPDLSADAVYEVLEIAYEHYESVQEGQPAFFPYGEEPEHFVTAIESDFLPVHPGAADFYEDHDLWDDSWERGD; encoded by the coding sequence ATGCGAGTCGGATCGTCGACCCAGGGGTCGACCGTCTTCCAGACCTCGCAGGCGATTCAGCGGGTCCTCCGGGAGCAGTCCGACTCCGTCCGGTGGGACACGCAGACGACCGGCGGCGATCCGGCGAGCACCCGGATTTACGATCAGGGGGATCTCGAGGCCTACGGCATGACCAATTACACGGTCAAAAACGCGCTGAACTCGCAGGAGCCATTCGAAGACGAGGATCTCGACGTTCCCTATCAGGGGTTCACCTACTTCGTCCGCGACGACCACTTCGTCGCGCTGGACGGCACGGGGATCGAGACAACCGACGACCTGCTCGGGCGCGACGTCTACCTCCTTCAGCCGGGTTGGGGGACGCGCCAGCAGTTCATGGACGCCATGGATGAGGACCCCGACCTGAAAGAGGAACTCACGGAAAACGTCGTCAACATTGACACCGGCGACGTGGCCGGGGCCGCCGAAGAGGGACGGATCGAGGCGATCCTCTCGTACGGTGCGAACGAGGTCAACCTCCCGACGTGGATGGCCGAGACCGGTGCCCGTGTCGACCTTCACAGCGTCGAGGTAACCGATCAGTTTCAGGACGTGTTCGAACAGTCGAACCTGGTTTCCTACTACGAGAAAGACACCTACGGCTACGAACAGGACGTCGGCGACACGTTCCAGGGCTGGAACCTGCTCTTCCAGTACTTCTTCGACCCCGACCTCTCGGCTGACGCGGTCTACGAAGTGCTCGAGATCGCGTACGAACACTACGAGAGCGTCCAAGAGGGCCAGCCCGCGTTCTTCCCATACGGGGAAGAACCCGAGCACTTCGTCACCGCCATCGAATCGGATTTCCTGCCGGTCCATCCGGGTGCAGCCGACTTCTACGAGGATCACGACCTCTGGGACGACAGCTGGGAGCGAGGTGACTGA
- a CDS encoding TRAP transporter permease — MFERRSTVPGSLAKAIDILVLVLAVIMWGLAVYYAYTQMMPRAKYTLGLFGLGFSIYILDEMTDTLEERDYLDLALLVVSLLIVCVTTTYLLWYFDELLFERTGFGYHDEYVLALMFTLTMFYLIFREFGTAFLGVIVGGSLYAWLGDGLPGILGHGGLTPTRIMNVFVLDFTGFFGSISGIVAAWVSLFLLYAGLLEGYGAFDYVMRIAFRASEYLRSGIAQSAVIASLAIGSINGSQVANTAMTGSVTIPLMKESGLKRSTAAGVESVASSGGQIMPPVMGAAAFIMASILGITYFEVLVAGIVPALVFYISVAIAVHYSAVNQNIKSGIEETPESVGEKKSRPEFVSETLKLGIPFAVLVYALGIAQWTVMSSALYTAISMVIMGITFPLVERLLGWNQVSILDLLGQTLAGLKGGATIFGPIVVIVAAINGIADLLVTTGVPGKLALALIELSGGVLLVALVLAMVICIVLGLGMPTVAAYTIVALLVAPALIEGFGLTRLPVHYFVFYAAILSGITPPIAIAVVVASGIAEANFWSSAFEAVKIAAPLFVLPFALIYNAEIVAGGLSMHKLTSSVLLLGGAAAMVHGLNYYGKAFDNRAVNYVLSAVFVVLGTIVMAVPSDFIRLALSVVLAILVTVQFMQVNELDLTQMRTVIQRRI, encoded by the coding sequence ATGTTCGAACGACGCTCCACCGTGCCGGGAAGCCTAGCAAAGGCGATAGATATACTAGTGTTAGTGCTCGCGGTCATCATGTGGGGGCTCGCGGTGTACTACGCGTACACCCAGATGATGCCGCGGGCGAAGTATACGCTCGGTCTCTTCGGTCTCGGGTTCAGCATCTACATCCTCGACGAGATGACGGACACACTCGAGGAGCGGGATTACCTCGATCTCGCCCTGCTGGTGGTTTCGCTGCTCATCGTGTGTGTCACGACGACGTACTTGCTGTGGTACTTCGACGAGTTACTCTTCGAGCGGACCGGCTTCGGCTACCACGACGAGTACGTCCTGGCCCTGATGTTTACGCTCACGATGTTCTACCTCATCTTCCGCGAATTCGGGACGGCGTTTCTGGGCGTCATCGTCGGCGGCTCCCTCTATGCGTGGCTCGGTGATGGACTGCCAGGGATCCTCGGTCACGGCGGGTTGACTCCCACTCGGATCATGAACGTCTTCGTGTTGGACTTCACCGGGTTCTTCGGGTCGATCAGCGGTATCGTCGCTGCCTGGGTCTCGCTGTTTCTCCTGTACGCCGGCCTGCTGGAGGGGTACGGCGCGTTCGACTACGTGATGCGAATCGCGTTTCGGGCCTCGGAGTATCTCAGGTCAGGGATCGCCCAGTCAGCGGTCATCGCGAGCCTGGCGATCGGATCGATCAACGGGTCACAGGTCGCGAACACGGCGATGACCGGATCGGTCACGATCCCCCTGATGAAAGAGAGCGGCCTGAAGCGTTCGACGGCCGCTGGCGTCGAGTCCGTCGCGTCCTCGGGCGGACAGATCATGCCGCCGGTCATGGGAGCGGCGGCGTTCATCATGGCGTCGATCCTCGGGATCACCTACTTCGAGGTCCTCGTCGCGGGCATCGTTCCCGCGCTCGTCTTCTATATCTCGGTCGCCATCGCCGTTCACTACTCCGCGGTCAACCAGAACATCAAATCCGGTATCGAGGAGACGCCCGAGTCGGTCGGGGAGAAGAAATCGCGACCGGAGTTCGTCTCCGAGACCCTAAAACTCGGCATTCCGTTCGCCGTTCTGGTCTACGCGCTCGGGATCGCACAGTGGACGGTCATGTCCTCCGCGCTGTACACGGCCATCTCGATGGTCATCATGGGGATCACTTTCCCGCTCGTCGAGCGACTCCTGGGGTGGAACCAGGTGTCGATCCTCGATCTGCTGGGCCAGACGCTGGCCGGTCTCAAGGGCGGTGCGACCATCTTCGGCCCGATCGTGGTCATCGTCGCCGCGATCAACGGTATCGCCGATCTCCTGGTGACGACCGGCGTCCCTGGAAAGCTCGCGCTCGCGCTGATCGAGCTGTCGGGCGGCGTCCTCCTCGTGGCCCTCGTGCTCGCGATGGTGATCTGTATCGTGCTCGGGCTCGGGATGCCTACGGTCGCGGCGTACACGATCGTCGCCCTGCTGGTGGCGCCGGCGCTCATCGAAGGGTTCGGACTGACGCGGCTCCCGGTCCACTACTTCGTCTTCTACGCGGCGATTCTCTCCGGCATTACGCCGCCGATAGCGATTGCAGTCGTGGTCGCGTCGGGGATCGCGGAGGCGAACTTCTGGTCGTCGGCGTTCGAAGCCGTCAAGATAGCCGCACCGCTTTTCGTCCTCCCGTTCGCGTTGATCTACAATGCCGAAATCGTCGCTGGCGGACTGTCGATGCACAAGCTCACGTCGAGCGTCCTGCTACTCGGCGGCGCCGCTGCCATGGTTCACGGCCTGAACTACTACGGAAAAGCGTTCGACAACAGGGCGGTCAACTACGTTCTCAGCGCCGTATTCGTCGTTCTGGGCACGATCGTCATGGCGGTACCCAGCGATTTCATCCGTCTCGCCCTCTCGGTCGTCCTCGCCATCCTCGTGACGGTGCAGTTTATGCAAGTCAACGAACTGGACCTTACACAGATGCGGACAGTGATTCAACGGCGGATCTGA
- a CDS encoding D-2-hydroxyacid dehydrogenase — protein sequence MPSVIVRHDQPIANALRDEREALTVVRAETEADCLATLSEADVFVTNPTNWTDEYLDGLSAGDWVQATSAGYAAFPLDEFEANDIAFTNAGGNYGHPVADHAFALLLGLARQLPRCFENQRRGEWDRDLGTDLLDLQGRTLTVVGLGDIGEEVARRGRAFGMDVFGTKRDPDAYDGCLPTERVRPSGDLFELLPETDTLVVAVPLTEATHHLVDEAALETLPNSAMLVNVARGPVIDEAALTDALAADRLAGAGLDVFEEEPLPEESPLWDREDVIVTPHVGGRSRAFIPRFVELFLENYDRRRAGDALRNRIV from the coding sequence ATGCCAAGCGTCATCGTGAGACATGATCAGCCGATCGCGAACGCGCTTCGCGACGAACGCGAGGCGTTGACCGTCGTCCGCGCGGAGACGGAGGCGGATTGCCTGGCGACCCTCTCCGAGGCCGACGTCTTCGTCACCAACCCGACGAACTGGACGGACGAGTATCTCGACGGTCTCTCGGCCGGAGACTGGGTGCAAGCGACCAGCGCGGGATACGCGGCGTTTCCGCTAGACGAGTTCGAGGCGAACGACATCGCCTTCACGAACGCCGGCGGCAACTACGGCCACCCCGTCGCCGATCACGCGTTCGCCCTGCTCCTCGGCCTGGCCCGTCAACTGCCCCGCTGTTTCGAAAATCAGCGCCGCGGAGAGTGGGATCGCGACCTCGGGACCGACCTGCTCGACCTGCAAGGGCGGACGCTCACCGTGGTCGGACTCGGCGACATCGGCGAGGAGGTCGCACGCCGCGGCCGCGCGTTCGGCATGGACGTTTTCGGGACTAAACGCGATCCTGACGCCTACGACGGTTGTCTGCCGACGGAACGGGTCCGACCCTCCGGCGACCTCTTCGAATTGCTCCCGGAGACGGACACCCTCGTGGTGGCGGTCCCGCTCACGGAGGCGACACACCACCTCGTCGACGAGGCGGCTCTCGAGACGTTGCCGAACTCTGCGATGCTCGTCAACGTCGCCCGCGGCCCGGTGATCGACGAGGCGGCCCTCACCGACGCGCTCGCAGCGGATCGCCTGGCGGGTGCCGGCCTCGATGTCTTCGAGGAGGAACCCTTGCCCGAGGAGTCGCCGCTGTGGGATCGCGAGGACGTGATCGTCACGCCCCACGTCGGTGGCCGTTCGCGGGCGTTCATCCCGCGGTTCGTCGAGCTGTTCCTCGAGAACTACGACCGGCGACGGGCCGGCGACGCCCTGCGCAACCGGATCGTCTGA
- a CDS encoding universal stress protein, with the protein MYEILLAVDSNVEQSLRSAAVVTGLPRASDEIEVTALNVFEEFDATDAGGRASSEDLFEDQPAPESLERTVEFLTEHGVSSTAERRHGEPPEEITNAARELDVDLIVMGGRRRSPVGKALFGSVVQAVLLDADRPVTVSLSD; encoded by the coding sequence ATGTACGAGATACTGTTAGCGGTCGATTCGAACGTCGAGCAGTCCCTCCGCTCCGCGGCGGTCGTCACGGGCCTCCCGCGAGCGAGCGACGAAATCGAGGTGACCGCGCTCAACGTCTTCGAGGAATTCGACGCCACGGACGCCGGCGGTCGCGCCTCGTCCGAGGATCTCTTCGAGGATCAGCCCGCGCCGGAGAGCCTCGAGCGCACGGTCGAGTTCCTGACGGAACACGGCGTGTCGTCGACCGCCGAGCGGCGCCACGGGGAGCCGCCGGAAGAGATCACGAACGCGGCGCGGGAGTTGGACGTCGATCTCATCGTGATGGGTGGTCGTCGGCGATCGCCGGTAGGGAAGGCGCTGTTCGGCAGCGTCGTCCAGGCGGTTCTACTCGACGCGGATCGGCCGGTCACCGTTTCGTTGTCCGACTAG
- a CDS encoding dihydrodipicolinate synthase family protein: MALSADQVQEHLRGVAAGLLTPLDDDREIEHEKLRENATLLHEAGIETFLATANISEYHSLTRRERVAVAETAVEALPADACVLAGVGGSTVDATELIREYDRIGVDAMMIMPPDHTYLHEEGLLEYYRTLAASTDQPLVPYVRGFDPSVEYLGELTRVDGVAGIKYALPDPVKLGAGVAAGDDDVVWVDGLAEPFSVAFWAEGAEGFSAGVSNFRPEVGLELFDALENGDWKRARELRNVCLPYQNFRDERGENNEIPGAISIPAVKKGLELAGLHGGTVREPIRPLSEADERRAEELYSELDDNIDRLIE; encoded by the coding sequence ATGGCATTGTCAGCCGACCAGGTGCAGGAGCACCTCCGCGGCGTCGCCGCGGGGCTCCTCACGCCGCTGGACGACGATCGCGAGATCGAACACGAGAAGTTGCGCGAAAACGCGACATTGCTCCACGAGGCGGGTATCGAGACGTTCCTGGCGACCGCGAACATCAGCGAGTACCACTCGCTGACCCGGCGCGAACGGGTCGCCGTCGCCGAGACGGCCGTCGAGGCGCTCCCCGCGGACGCGTGCGTCCTCGCCGGCGTCGGCGGAAGCACGGTCGACGCGACGGAACTCATCCGCGAATACGATCGCATCGGCGTCGATGCGATGATGATCATGCCCCCGGACCACACCTACCTCCACGAAGAGGGGCTCCTCGAGTATTACCGCACGCTCGCGGCGAGTACCGACCAACCGCTCGTGCCGTACGTCCGCGGGTTCGATCCGTCGGTCGAGTACCTCGGCGAACTCACGCGGGTCGACGGCGTCGCCGGAATCAAGTACGCGCTACCGGATCCCGTGAAACTCGGCGCCGGCGTCGCGGCGGGCGACGACGACGTCGTCTGGGTCGACGGCCTGGCCGAACCGTTCTCGGTCGCCTTCTGGGCGGAGGGCGCGGAGGGCTTCTCGGCCGGCGTGAGCAACTTCCGTCCGGAGGTCGGCCTGGAACTGTTCGACGCGCTCGAGAACGGCGACTGGAAACGCGCCCGCGAACTGCGGAACGTCTGCCTCCCCTATCAGAACTTCCGCGACGAGCGCGGTGAGAACAACGAGATTCCTGGTGCCATCAGCATCCCCGCGGTTAAGAAGGGTCTCGAGCTCGCCGGTCTTCACGGCGGCACCGTCCGGGAACCGATCCGCCCGCTCTCCGAGGCGGACGAACGGCGAGCCGAAGAACTCTACAGCGAACTCGACGACAATATCGACCGCCTTATCGAGTGA
- a CDS encoding malate dehydrogenase: MHVTVIGGAGAVGSTVAYTLATTVPDVELRLVDVADDAAAGHATDVEHAMNHDTHEVGRSIGSHVSWGAGPVTTAEPGPDAVRDTDCLVVAYNVSRTDDAVGRGGRESYYEKNRPVADDLGDWMRGADPRPVVVVTNPVDRITDCLWRNSGWPRESFVGYSLSETARAVAEIGRIRDVDPHTVHCPMMGEHGEHLVPVFSKATVGGDPLELSAAQRRQVLDYVRDVPYDVMRQRGAAESSRWVSGRGVAAVAHSILTGGTTAPICLSVPLAGEYGYEDVSMSVPVVLSSDGWDRIERWSLSDQERELLDAAYDHLATD, translated from the coding sequence ATGCACGTAACGGTCATCGGTGGTGCCGGGGCAGTCGGGTCGACCGTCGCCTACACCCTCGCAACGACGGTTCCGGACGTGGAGCTTCGCCTGGTCGACGTTGCGGACGACGCCGCGGCCGGCCACGCGACCGACGTAGAGCACGCGATGAACCACGATACGCACGAGGTCGGACGCTCGATCGGCTCCCACGTTAGCTGGGGCGCCGGGCCCGTGACGACGGCGGAGCCTGGCCCGGACGCCGTTCGGGACACCGATTGTCTCGTCGTCGCCTACAACGTCTCGCGGACCGACGATGCCGTCGGCCGCGGCGGACGGGAGAGCTACTACGAGAAGAACCGGCCCGTCGCGGACGACCTCGGCGACTGGATGCGTGGCGCCGACCCGCGTCCCGTCGTCGTAGTGACGAATCCGGTCGACCGGATCACGGATTGCCTCTGGCGGAACTCCGGCTGGCCACGGGAGTCCTTCGTCGGCTACTCCCTCTCGGAGACAGCCCGTGCCGTCGCCGAGATCGGTCGTATTCGGGACGTCGATCCGCACACGGTTCACTGTCCGATGATGGGCGAGCACGGGGAACACCTCGTGCCCGTCTTTTCGAAGGCGACCGTCGGGGGAGACCCCCTCGAGCTGTCCGCAGCGCAGCGTCGCCAGGTCCTCGATTACGTCCGGGACGTTCCGTACGACGTCATGCGACAGCGGGGCGCGGCGGAGTCGTCCCGATGGGTGTCGGGACGGGGCGTGGCCGCGGTGGCCCATTCGATCCTAACGGGCGGCACGACGGCGCCGATCTGCCTGTCGGTGCCGTTGGCCGGTGAATACGGATACGAAGACGTGAGTATGAGCGTCCCGGTCGTCCTCTCGTCCGACGGCTGGGATCGGATCGAACGCTGGTCGCTGTCCGACCAGGAACGGGAACTCCTCGACGCGGCGTACGATCACCTCGCTACTGACTGA
- a CDS encoding thiamine pyrophosphate-binding protein encodes MTVTVGAAVIDCLVDEGITTLFGIPGKQTLPMNEAVADRDDVEFVMARHETVVSHNAWGYAESSGEMAATVVIPGPGDMNAMNGLKNAFNDCTPLIHISVETEPEIRGGDGIHETPPDTYDNVVKENILVETPQSTVAELRQAIRIARTPPKGPVRIGIPKNFLPMDVELASTGDARPAAAPSAPDQAVSAAASLLADAERPVVVAGGGVRSAEAPAALRDVAERLDAPVVTTYKGKGTFPEDHPLSAGVLCGGSSTELQALLSNADAALGVGTDFDAVSTGKWSVDLPDDLVHVSLDASDIGIGYDPAVGIAADAAQTLSALADALANRAVRSEPGAERAGAVRESDRDRIADLQNTDESPLPSVAALDAVRTAAPRDAIVTADAGGSRVWTVVTFPVYDCRDYVNPGSWATMGSGLPSAIGAKLANPDQQVLTVVGDGGLMMSVHELHTLVAEDIDVTVVVLNNSDYAIISEEAERNYRLPTSEYGWTDAPLDFQTIADGIGLASQYAETPAELEAAVTDALESDGPTLVEVPTDPAEPQAGVRMTE; translated from the coding sequence ATGACAGTTACAGTTGGTGCTGCCGTAATCGATTGTCTCGTCGACGAAGGGATCACGACGCTGTTCGGCATCCCCGGTAAGCAAACGCTCCCGATGAACGAGGCGGTCGCCGACCGGGACGACGTCGAGTTCGTGATGGCGCGCCACGAAACGGTCGTCTCTCACAACGCGTGGGGGTACGCGGAGTCGAGCGGCGAGATGGCCGCGACCGTCGTCATTCCCGGACCGGGGGATATGAACGCGATGAACGGGCTGAAGAACGCGTTCAACGACTGCACGCCGCTGATCCACATCTCGGTCGAGACGGAGCCCGAGATCCGCGGCGGCGACGGGATCCACGAGACGCCGCCCGACACCTACGACAACGTCGTCAAGGAGAACATCCTCGTGGAGACACCCCAGAGCACAGTCGCGGAACTCCGGCAGGCGATTCGGATCGCTCGGACTCCGCCGAAGGGGCCGGTCCGAATCGGAATCCCGAAGAATTTCCTGCCGATGGACGTCGAACTCGCCTCGACCGGCGACGCACGTCCCGCGGCCGCTCCGTCTGCCCCCGACCAGGCGGTGTCCGCGGCCGCGTCGCTGCTGGCCGACGCCGAACGCCCCGTCGTCGTCGCGGGCGGCGGCGTCCGATCGGCCGAAGCGCCCGCCGCGCTTCGGGACGTCGCGGAACGCCTTGACGCGCCGGTGGTTACGACGTACAAGGGCAAGGGGACCTTCCCTGAAGACCACCCCTTGTCGGCGGGCGTTCTCTGCGGCGGGTCGAGTACGGAACTGCAGGCGTTGTTGAGTAATGCGGATGCCGCCCTCGGCGTCGGAACCGACTTCGACGCGGTAAGCACGGGCAAGTGGAGCGTCGATCTCCCCGACGACCTCGTCCACGTGTCGCTGGACGCATCCGATATCGGAATCGGGTACGATCCGGCGGTCGGTATTGCGGCGGACGCCGCCCAGACGCTCTCCGCGCTCGCGGACGCGTTGGCGAACCGAGCCGTCCGGAGCGAACCGGGGGCCGAACGCGCGGGGGCAGTCCGCGAGTCCGATCGGGACCGGATCGCGGACCTCCAGAACACCGACGAGTCGCCACTGCCGTCCGTCGCCGCGCTCGACGCCGTTCGTACCGCAGCCCCGAGGGACGCTATCGTAACGGCCGACGCCGGCGGCTCTCGCGTGTGGACTGTCGTGACGTTCCCGGTATACGACTGCCGCGACTACGTCAATCCGGGATCGTGGGCGACGATGGGGTCCGGGCTCCCGTCGGCGATCGGCGCCAAGCTCGCGAATCCCGACCAGCAGGTTCTCACCGTCGTCGGTGACGGTGGACTGATGATGAGCGTCCACGAACTCCACACGCTCGTCGCGGAGGACATCGACGTCACCGTCGTCGTTCTCAACAACAGTGACTACGCGATCATCTCCGAAGAGGCGGAGCGAAACTATCGACTCCCCACGAGCGAGTACGGCTGGACCGACGCGCCGCTGGACTTCCAAACCATCGCTGACGGGATCGGCCTGGCGTCTCAGTACGCCGAAACGCCCGCAGAACTCGAAGCGGCCGTCACTGACGCCCTCGAGAGCGACGGACCGACGCTCGTCGAAGTACCGACCGATCCCGCGGAACCCCAGGCCGGCGTCAGGATGACGGAGTGA
- a CDS encoding enolase C-terminal domain-like protein yields the protein MSPTITRIESIEFAYELPDVGYSPNGFSVVYEPGATTERRLFALRIHTDTGVTGEYVGGNSPAAAQINMIAEYLIGKNPLERERHWSAMKRALRKYDWMGLGPLDIALWDFAGKYRDAPIHELLGTYRESFPAYASTYQGDKNGGLDSPDAFADFAEECLEMGYPAFKIHDWGGDWTDPEETAETVRTVGDRVGDRMDLMLDPACEPATFADALKMGRACDDAEFLWYEDPYRDGGVSQHAHRKLRQRIDTPLLQTEHVRGLEPHTDFISAEATDFVRADPEYDGGITGAMKIAHVAEGFGLDVEYHAPGPAHRHCLAATRNSNYYEIALVHPDCPNTQPPVYADDYSDMLDAIDDEGHVSVPDGPGLGVEYDWAEIQERETGRRVYE from the coding sequence ATGTCTCCGACCATCACGCGCATCGAATCGATCGAATTCGCGTACGAACTGCCGGACGTCGGATACAGTCCGAACGGGTTCAGCGTCGTTTACGAACCCGGTGCCACAACGGAACGGCGATTGTTCGCCCTCCGTATTCACACCGACACCGGCGTCACCGGCGAATACGTCGGCGGGAACTCCCCCGCGGCCGCACAGATCAATATGATCGCGGAGTACCTGATCGGGAAGAATCCACTCGAGCGCGAACGCCACTGGAGCGCGATGAAACGCGCCCTCCGGAAGTACGACTGGATGGGTCTGGGCCCTCTCGACATCGCCCTCTGGGACTTCGCCGGGAAATACCGCGACGCGCCGATCCACGAACTCCTCGGAACGTACCGCGAGTCGTTCCCCGCCTACGCCTCGACCTACCAGGGCGACAAGAACGGAGGGCTGGACTCTCCGGACGCGTTCGCCGACTTCGCAGAGGAGTGTCTCGAGATGGGGTACCCGGCGTTCAAGATCCACGACTGGGGCGGCGACTGGACCGACCCCGAGGAGACCGCCGAGACCGTCCGGACGGTCGGCGACCGCGTCGGCGACCGGATGGACCTGATGCTCGACCCCGCCTGCGAGCCGGCAACCTTCGCCGACGCGCTGAAAATGGGCCGCGCCTGCGACGACGCCGAATTCCTCTGGTACGAGGATCCGTACCGCGACGGCGGCGTCTCTCAACACGCCCATCGAAAACTCAGACAGCGGATCGATACGCCGCTACTCCAGACGGAACACGTCCGCGGACTCGAACCCCACACGGACTTCATCTCGGCGGAGGCGACCGATTTCGTCCGCGCGGACCCGGAGTACGACGGTGGCATCACCGGGGCGATGAAGATCGCCCACGTCGCCGAGGGGTTCGGCCTGGACGTGGAGTACCACGCACCGGGGCCGGCCCACCGACACTGCCTGGCGGCGACGCGGAACAGCAACTACTACGAGATAGCGCTCGTCCACCCGGACTGTCCGAACACCCAGCCGCCGGTGTACGCGGACGACTACTCCGACATGCTCGACGCGATCGACGACGAGGGTCACGTCAGCGTCCCGGACGGGCCGGGATTGGGCGTCGAGTACGACTGGGCGGAGATCCAAGAGCGCGAGACCGGCCGTCGCGTATACGAGTGA